The nucleotide sequence aataattgttatttggtgtttgcgttgagcatagacatgattggattatgtctgtcgcaatacggttattcatttaaggagaataatggttactctgtttatttgaataataccttcaatggtctagcacctaaaaggaatggtttattgaatctcgatcgtagtgatacacattttcatgccaaaaaggatataagatagtaatgatagtaccacttacttgtggcactgccatgtaagtcatattggtgtaaaacgcatgatgaagctccatgttgatggatctttggactcactcgtttttgaaaagtttgagacatgcgaaccatgtctattggtgtatacgcatgaagaaactccatgcaaatggatcgtttagactcacttgattttgaatcacttgagatatgcaaatcataccacatgggcaagatgactgaaaagcctcgtttcagtgagatggaacaagatagcaacttgttggaagtaacacattgtgatgtgtgcagtccaatgagtgctgaggcatgcagtgaatatcgttatgttcttacttcacagatgattcgagtagatgttgagtatatttacttgatgaaacacaagtctgaattactgaatggttcaagtaatttcagagtgaagttgaagatcattgtgacaagaggataaaatgtctatgatatgatcatagagatgagtatctgagttacgagctttggcacgcaattaagacattgtggaaattgtttcacaattaataccgcctggaacaccatagtgtgatggtgtgtccgaacatcatagttgcaccctattggatatggtgcgtagcatgatgtctcttatcgaattaccactatcgttcatgggttaggcattagagacaaccgcactcactttaaatagggcaccacgtaattccattgagatgacaccgtatgaactatggttcagagaaacctaagctgtcatttcttaaaggtttggggctgcaacgcttatgtgaaaaagtttcaggttgataagctcaaacccaaagcggataaaatgtatcttcataggacacccaaaacagttgggtatacctcctaattcagatccgaaagcaatagggattgtttcttgaatcgggtcctttctcgaggaaaagtttgtctcgaaaagttgagtgggaggatggtggagacttgatatggttattgaaccgtcactacaactagtgtgtagcagggcacaggaagttgttcctgtggcacctacaccaattgaagtggaagcttatgatagtgatcatgaaacttcggatcaagtcactaccgtacctcgtagggtgacaaggatgcgtactgcttcagagtggtacagtaatcctgtcttgaaggtcatgttgctagacaacaatgaacctacgagctatggagaagcgatggtgggcccaaattccgacaaatggttagaagccatgaaatccgagataggatccatgtatcaaaacaaagcatggactttggtggacttgcccgatgatcggcaagccattgagataaatggatctttaagaagaagacggacgtggacggtaatgtcaccgtctatgaagctcgacttgtggcgaagagtttttcacaagttcaaggagttgactacgatgagattttctcatccgtagcgatgcttaagtccgtcggaatcatgttagcattagctgcatttatgaaatctggcagatggatgtcaaaacgagtttccttaccagttttcgtaaggaaaggttgtatgtgatacaatcagaaaggttttgtcgatcctaaggatgctaaaaggtatgctagctccagcgatccttccatggactggagtacgcatctcggagttggaatgtacactttgataagatgatcaaagattttgggtttatacaaagtttatgagaaacttgtatttccaaagaagtgagtgggagcactatagaatttctgatgagtatatgttattgacatattattgatcagaaatgatgtagaatttctggaatgcatatagggttatttgaaaagtgtttttcaagtgaaaacctggattaagctacttgaacattgagcatcaagatctatgaggatggatcaaaacgcttaatggtactttcaaatgagcacataccttgacgtgatcttgaaggagttcaagatggatcagtcaaagaaggagttcttgcctgagttgtaaggtatgaagttaagagttaaagctcgaccacggcagaaaagagagaaaggacgaaggacgtcccctatgcttcagacataggctctatagtatgctatgctatgtaccgcacctgatgtgtgccttgccacatgtctggcaagagggtacaaaggtgatcaaggagtggatcaccagatagcggtcaaaattgtccttggagtaataaggatttatttctcaattatggaggtgataaagagttcggcgtaaagggttacgacgatgcaagctttaacacctatccgaatgactctgagtagcaaaccggatacgtatagtggagcaaccatttggaatagcttcaagtggagcgtggaagcagcatttacaatatgacatagagaattgcgaaatacatacagatctgattgttgaagacccgttgactaaaacctctctcacaagcaaaacatgatcaaaccccagaactcattgagtcttaatcacatgatgatgtgaactagtttaatgacactagtaaactctttggatgttggtcacatggcgatgtgacctgtgagtgttaatcacatggcgatgtgaactagattattgactctagtgcaagtgggagactgttggaaatatgccctagaggcaataataaattagttattattatatttccttgttcatgataatcgtttattatccatgctataattgtattgataggaaactcagatacatgtgtggatacatagacaacaccatgtccctagtaagcctctgattgactagctcgttgatcaatagatggttacggtttcctgaccatggacattggatgtcattgataacgggatcacatcattaggagaatgatgtgatggacaagacccaatcctaagcctagcacaaggatcgtgtagttcgtatgctaaagcttttctaatgtcaagtatcatttccttagaccatgagattgtgcaactcccggataccgtaggaatgctttgggtgtaccaaacgtcacaacgtaactgggtggctataaaggtgcactacaggtatctctgaaagtgtctgttgggttggcacgaatcgagactgggatttgtcactccgtgtaaacggagaggtatctctgggcccactcggtaggacatcatcataatgtgcacaatgtgaccaaggggttgatcacgggatgatgtgttacggaacgagtaaagagacttgccggtaacgagattgaacaaggtatcgggataccgacgatcgaatctcgggcaagtacaataccgctagacaaagggaattgtatacgggatcgattgagtccttgacatcgtggttcatccgatgagatcatcgtggaacatgtgggagccaacatgggtatccagatcccgctgttggttattgaccggagaacgtctcggtcatgtctgcatggttcccgaacccgtagggtctacacacttaaggttcgatgacgctagggttataaaggaagtttgtatgtggttaccgaatgttgttcggagtcccggatgagatcccggacgtcacgaggagttccggaatggtccggaggtaaagatttatatatgggaagtcttattttggtcgccggaaaagtttcgcactttatcggtattgtaccgggagtgccgaaaggggtccgggggtccaccgggggggtccacctgccccggggggccacatgggctgtagggggtgcgccttggcctatatgggccaagggcaccagccccaagaggcccatgcgccaaggagacttggggaggggagagtcctaaaaggggaaggcacctccgaggtgccttggggaggatggactcctcccccctttggccgcaccccttccttggaggaaggggcaaggctgcgccctccccctctcccttgcccctatatatagtggaggggagggagggcagccgcacctgaagccctggcgcctccctccctcccgtgacacctcctcctctcccgcaggtgcttggcgaagccctgcaggattgccacgctcctccaccaccaccacgccgttgtgctgctgctggatagagtcttcctcaacccctccctctctccttgctggatcaaggcatgggagacgtcaccgggctgtacgtgtgttgaacgcggaggtgccgtccgttcggcactaggatctctggtgatttggatcacaacgagtacgactccttcaaccccattctcttgaacgcttccgcttagcgatctacaagggtatgtagatgcactcccctctctctcgttgctagtttctccatagatagatcttggtgattcgtaggaaaattttgaatttctgctacgttccccaacatgtggacgctgctggggatgtggttggagcaGGTGACATCGTCACCACTTCCCCTGCAGCCGAAGCAGGAGCGAGAGACACCGGAGGAGAGCAACATCAGCAACACCCCGATGGCCATGCTCAATGAGGTACGGGTGAAGGGGTTACTCCGTCCACACTCCTTCCTCTCGCCGATGGGCACAACCGCAGTGATGGCGCTCAGTCTGGGGCgaatcgccgccctccggccgcccccatcACGGGAGCGACCGCAGCGCGTGCACCTCCCCCGGGGTGAGTCGACCAAGTCGTTGCGCCCGACAGAGTtgctggccctcaagcgccttcgcCATGCCACCATGCCATCCTGGTGGCCGCCACGTAACAACGGGGATGTGGTACTATCGCTGCTGACACCGTCAGGAGCCGAGTGATGGTACGATATGCATCGTCATCACCCATGCCGAGTACGACTATGGAGGTCATGGCGCAGGCTCAGCTGTTAGTAAGGTTCCCGCTAGTGGCCGAGTAGATGGACGAGTGgtgtgccaccatccagagtctgctcggttttgccgaggctgggggctcgcagcaagctggcccgccacggcctcaCCAAGCGACGATGACGGCTCATGCTGCTGGTCGTAGAGAAGGGGCCACCCCCACAGTATAGTCCCCGCCACGGCGGCCAGCGTGAGCGCAGCAGAACCAAGAACCGtacgatgtctcgatggcctcttttGACCCTCGAGCGCATCTAGACCGGTggcgagccccggaggataggcgaaGGGGAGACACGCGTGTTGTCATTGAGCGACGTCGCGACAACCACCACCGGACCAATGGGTGTGATGGTCCTGACGTCGATGAGCCTGCGCTCGATATTGGCGgatgcctacctttcgaggttgggtgccttgcctttactcgtgagctgcggcaagtccgttggctgtCTGTCCACACGTTCAAGCCAGATATACccaagaagtatgatgggaggctaaactcggcagagtttctgagcatctacaccatcgcttgTTGGCGTTCAagatatgggggtacccagacttgcctgcctgcggcccactgcgcggctccatcggcggcctggtacggcccaacttcagcatcaacagcttaagaccctcgcgaggggccaagcctcgcgacgtggacaatgccaagacccccgagggatcggcctcctcaggctggcttcCGAGGtgcagagagttctatgcaaggtgcacctcacgaggctcagctgacgtgagccatgacgaccaaggccaggtgggcgccagcgggcgcagggcGCCAGTTTATAccttggtgcaaaggaggcaagcggaaGGTGTGGAgacccgaggaatcagccaaaagtttccattctggtgcaacaagaccaagaccgccaggacgacatgaCGGAGGTCATAACCGAGCCCACcgtagcgtcacgaccagaggcttttcccAGACAAaaaccactttagtcaggataggatttactacttgtcccccttcaaatctggccgttgtgggatcccttcccgccaacatttgggaagaggaccaaggccactataaataggacttagccatcaCTAAGGAGGGGGAGCTTAGATCCCTTCTCATCCAGCCACCTCactagctctcttgagctcaagaacacctcacctcctgaggccagttcatccactatagTAGTTCATCCCCAGCctttcgaggcaatccaccaaaacgctggagtagggtattactccgcaaggtggcctgaaccaggataaactgttgtgtctctttgcccctttgagcttgacgcgcttggcttaggaggatcgcaagtaggcaggctgggtaggttgagatctccactcgcaccccagagttcgaacctatcaagggtttgaggaacccaaaatccgacatttggtgcgtcaggtaggggtgcatcggatccTCACTTCCGTCGATCAATCCACTGCTGTTCCGACAATTCCATGGCTGATGCACGTCGGGCGCGCCTGAGCGCTGGGCCGTGCTTGCTGCTCGCGTcgcttagtgatacgtctccaacgtatctacttttccaaacacttttgcccttgttttggactctaacttgcataatttgaatgaaactaacccggactgacgctgttttcagcagaactgccatgatgttgttttatatgtagaaaagaaaagttctcggaatgccctgaaaatccacggaggcacttttcagaaaatataaaaaatactggtgaaagaatcaagaccaggggccccacaccctgtccatgagggtgggcggcgcgccccctatctcgtggaccccctggacctccaccgacctcaactccaattccatatattcacgttcggggagaaaaaaatcagggagaaaatttcatcgcgttttatgacatggagccgccgccaagccctaatctctctcgggagggctgatctggagttcgttcggggctccggagagggggattcgtcgctgttgtcatcatcaaccatcctccatcatcaatttcatgatgctcatcgccgtgcgtgagtaattccatcgtaggcttgctggacagtgatgggttggatgagatttaccatgtaatcaagttagttttgttagggtttgatgcctagtatccactatgttctgagattgatgttgctatgactttgctatgcttaatgcttgtcactagggcccgagtgtcatgatttcagatctgaacctattatgttttcatgaatatatgtgtgttcttgatcctatcttgcaagtctatagtcacctattatgtgttatgatccgacaaccccgaagtgacaacaatcgggatacttctcggtgatgaccatagtttgaggagttcatgtattcactatgtgttaatgctttgttccggttctttattaaaaggaggccttaatatcccttagtttccattaggactctgctgccacgggagggtaggacaaaagatgtcatgcaagttcttttccataagcacgtatgactatttacggaatacatgcctacattacattgatgaactggagctagttctatgtcaccctatgttatagctattacatgaggattcgcatccggcataattatccatcactgatccattgcctacgagcttttcacatattgttcttcgcttttttacttttccgttgctattgttacaactactacaaaaccccaaaacattatttttgctactgttacctttattatcataccacttttactactaaatactttgctacaaatactaagttatccaggtgtggttgaattgacaactcaactgctaatactcaagaatattctttggctccccttgtgtcgaatcaataaatttgggttgaatactttaatctcgaaagctgttgcgatcccctacacttgtgggttagcaagactaatttatggcgccgttgccggggagcatagctctattctctaagtcacttgggatttatatctgttaatcactatgaagaacttgaaagacgacagaactacgatttttccctcaactacgaggggaggtaaggaactgccatctagctctgcactagattctccttctgttttgagtaaacttgcgacacctaaacctgctactgctatgaactctgatatgtTGTATGtttttgatgatgccacttctgttatgcatgatacttatgataaaactacttctgtgcgtgataccactttgccattaggtgattttcttgatgaacaacttgctagagttagggggaatgaaattattgtagatgctattattgatgatagtgatgatgaaaattctcccaatgattatgaattgcctgttgttacttagggttatgttatgaatgaagaagctgctagagctatctttgcttgcaatgatagatatgatcttaaaaaattattagctaaatggaagcagcagtctcttaatgctagaatgaaacatgaccttgcttttgctacttcacctatctgtgttactgataaggattatgagttcTCTGTTGATCccaaaattattactttagttgaatccgatcctttttatggccttgaatctgaaactgttgtggcacatcttaccaagttgaatgatatagccaccctgtttactcatgatgagaagtctcgctatttttatatccttaagatatttccgttctcattaaagggtgatgctaagacttggtataattctcttgctcctggttgtgtgcgtagttcccaggatatgatttattacttctctgctaaatatttccttactcataagaaacaagctgccttgcggggaatatataatttgtgcaaatcaaagaagagagtctcccacgagcttgggggaggcttctccggttacttaatgtttgcctgaccatcctctcaagaaaaatgaaatacttgatatcttttataatggactaaccgatgcttccaaggactacttagatagttgtgctggttgtattttcaaggaaagaacagtcgacgaagttgaattactattgaataatatgttgactaatgaaaatagttggactcttcctgagccaattcctgaggcaatacctgaaccaattgagccaactcctgagcctattcctaaacccactccgaagaagagaggtgttttattctcaatcctgaagatatgcaagaggcgaagaaatcagtgaaagaaaaaggtattaaagctgaagatgttaagaatttaccttctATTGAAGGAATACATGGTCTTTatatacctcctgttgaagaaccacattgtcttgataacccgacacaggtagtaaaggtaaattctctctatagatatgataaagttgaaatcccctctactaaaattcatagcccgtgcttagatgaatttgatgacattatggctaggcaagaaagttttaatgcttattttAACATATAATGAGGCTAGGCATCTGCTTCCATCTGGGTCGTTGGATGTTGGTAAAACAGTTGATTTTTTGCTGGTGCTCGTTGGATCGTCGCTGAAAATCTACCGTTGCCCTTTTGACCGCACGATGAGTTTTGGATGGGGGATGACCTGTGGGCTCGGGCAAAACCTCATTGGCTGGGTCGCCGTTTTTTGGTGCGCTAGCGGCCTCTCCTGCCGCGCCGCGTGCACTCGTCATGGGCATTGCCTTTGTTTCTGTTTTCCGCTCGCCCCTCTGGTTCACCAGTTGGTGCGGCTGCCAGTGGGCCTGCCTGCTCTTTGGCCCCACACATCCATCTAATGGCTGTGGCTTTTTTGTGTGAGTGTTGCCTCCCGCATCACGTCGTGTCGTGGGTCAAATGCGTCTGGGGGACCGCTCCTCGCGCGCTGCCCGCGTCGTGCGGTATGGGGAGCAGTTGCGCAGGGATAGGCCGATGCGTATGTACACCGCTTATGCACCCGCGTCCGTCCTGTAGCGATGACAAGTGGGCCAACACTGCTCCTGGCCCCGTTCGTCGGTGGCACCGGTTGCACATCTCATCGCGGTCGAGATTCGCCAATACCATTCGCCCGCGCGCCGCGCTCGTCCCGCGGAACGTGCAAAAGGGTCAAAGCCCTAGCCGCCAACCTTCCTTGTCAAGCCCGCGGCCCCTCCGCCTCATCTCCTCCCCGTCCCTCCTCTCCAATGCCGCCGCCCTCGATGCGCCATGAGGGCACCGTCGACACGTCAGGGATACACCGTGATGGAGCTCAGCCCAAGCCCAGCAGAAGCCACTCCTAACCATGTTCGCTCGATTGACAAGAGCAGGGCGGAAGATTGGATCGAGGGCGCCCGCATGGCCTCGCCGCCGCTGTCACCTGGATTCGCTAGCCGCCTCCTTGAGTCACACCCGTCGCCGCCGCGAGTAAGCTCCACCGTTGCTGCCAGGAATCTCGTCCCCGGCAAGGTAATTTCCTCTGAATCCCTGCTCTCCCTAACTCCCTTATCCTGCTGCCCTACTTGCTGCGTGTGTGCTGTGTGCTGTGTGCGTTTAGCCATGATCTCCGCGAGAAAGCTCAAGTCCCTCGACTTTTACAGGTACCATCCGCCTCCCTTCCGATCTTCAGATCTCCATATGTGGTGAATGTGGTGTTTTGGTTTTTCGTCGGATTACTATCTGTATTCGGGGATTAGCTATGAATTGATGTTTTTTACTTCGAGCGTGGATATTCGACAGTAGTGATTTAGGTCTTTTTGTAGAACAGAATGATTAACTTGGTCTATTTATGGAAAACTGGTAGATGATATATGTATGAACGATCGTAACACTGAAAATGCAAAATTTACAATATGGTGTAATGATGGTTGGTGGGGTGTGACTTTTTTGCTGGCATTGTCCAGTGCAGTTTTTAGATTTCTACTGAGTAGGACCGTGTTTTGGGATTTGTTTTTGTGTTGATGTTTGCAGGAAAATTCCTAGGGATTTTATTGACGGAGGCATCACTATCTGCTGCTGGATTATCCATTTTTGTAGCACTAGCAATGCTAGGCCGCTCATGCCAAGCATCGTTTCACATTCAGGCAAGGCTCTTTGCTTGCAACCACTGCTGCACTCACTATACATGGGGTTTGATCAAAATGTATCAGAAAGATGGTCTCCTTGAGAAACATTTGGTAGATAAATTTTTTGACCTGGGTAGATAACTTTTATTATTCAAGATGCAACATTTTGTTTTTATGTATTTTGTCATCGATATTCCTCTAAATGTTTTGTGTACTTTAAGCAAAATGTTGGGTTTGTGTTTATTTTTACATAGTTAGGCAATCTGCATACATTTTCCATACATCAACATATCTGTTGAAAAACAGAGAATTGCTTCTAGGCATCCACATATACTCACTAAAGAAATAGAGAATATTAATTGCTCCTCAACTGTCTGCATGCATCCACATGCACTCATTAGAAAAACAGTGAGTACAAATTACCCCTCTACCGTCTACGGAACCTAAGAAACAGATAACACAAATTCTGTAATAAAAATTATCTATACAATTGACCATGCAATACCATATCCAATGAGAATAGCTACCGAACTTGCAAAGAGAACCAATAATGTTGGATCGCCAATTGATAGCAAGCTTAAACAAGAAAGGCACTTGAACATTTATAACATAGTGTTCATTATAAACAAAAAAGGTCGGGTGATAATAGTTCAAAGCTTAATGTAACAATTTTCATGCTTTAAGTTCATTATTGCGCATATCATAACTGCAAGGGTGATATTCTTTCTTAAATTTCAGAATGATGGTAGTTGACTATTTGAAACCTTGTTGAGCAATTAACAAGAAATGGATCTTATTTACTTTGCCACTATTATGGCTTTAGCTGTACTTGGCATGTCAAGAGCTGGTGTTAGGTTCTACCGGATTGATTTTTAGCTCCTTTTTCTTAGGTTCTACTGACTCGTGTTCTTATTTTATCCTCATTTTTTCCTTTCCAATTTTGCAGGGAGGTTTACTCTCCCTCGAGGTAAGCGTCGATGCAATGGATATTGATTTTGGCTTCGGTGCAAATTGAGTACAGACGG is from Triticum aestivum cultivar Chinese Spring chromosome 1B, IWGSC CS RefSeq v2.1, whole genome shotgun sequence and encodes:
- the LOC123117250 gene encoding uncharacterized protein — its product is MRAPSTRQGYTVMELSPSPAEATPNHVRSIDKSRAEDWIEGARMASPPLSPGFASRLLESHPSPPRVSSTVAARNLVPGKVPSASLPIFRSPYVVNVVFWFFVGLLSVFGD